The Candidatus Nitrosotenuis cloacae genome contains a region encoding:
- a CDS encoding type II toxin-antitoxin system HicB family antitoxin: protein MANKLNYFMGEERKFTVRATKDPTGGYSGRCLELPAAISEGETLEELMANMKEVIQLVLESIEKDCPPDEKIVVTIPT, encoded by the coding sequence ATGGCAAACAAGCTAAACTACTTCATGGGAGAAGAACGAAAATTTACCGTTCGAGCTACAAAAGACCCGACAGGAGGATATTCTGGGCGATGTCTTGAGCTTCCTGCGGCAATAAGTGAAGGCGAAACTCTAGAGGAGCTGATGGCAAACATGAAAGAAGTGATCCAGTTAGTCCTAGAATCAATCGAAAAAGATTGCCCCCCAGATGAGAAAATAGTTGTAACCATCCCAACATGA
- a CDS encoding type II toxin-antitoxin system RelE family toxin: MLTVKIHKSALKELNSLPASIKNKVLNACKSMANDPFEGDVKPLAGVSGVFRKRVGDYRIAFSVNFAENEVLIIKVGKRGKFYGNL; this comes from the coding sequence TTGCTGACAGTAAAAATACACAAAAGCGCACTAAAAGAGCTTAATTCTTTACCTGCATCAATCAAAAACAAGGTTCTGAATGCTTGTAAATCGATGGCAAACGATCCTTTTGAAGGCGATGTAAAACCTCTTGCTGGGGTTTCTGGAGTGTTTAGAAAGCGTGTTGGAGATTACAGAATTGCATTTAGCGTCAATTTTGCAGAAAATGAGGTGTTGATCATTAAGGTGGGAAAGAGAGGAAAGTTTTATGGGAATCTATGA
- a CDS encoding type II toxin-antitoxin system HicB family antitoxin, whose product MQHSTSAVSKTYQVVLDKDEDGMIFARCDELHANAEGKTEAEAKTNIKESIELMVEHLNKDKSFSLKFICKY is encoded by the coding sequence ATGCAACATTCTACATCTGCAGTATCAAAAACATATCAAGTAGTTTTAGACAAGGATGAAGATGGCATGATCTTTGCAAGGTGTGATGAACTTCATGCAAACGCTGAGGGTAAGACCGAAGCGGAAGCAAAAACCAACATCAAAGAATCAATCGAATTGATGGTGGAACACTTGAACAAGGACAAAAGTTTTAGTCTTAAATTCATCTGCAAGTATTAA
- a CDS encoding AN1-type zinc finger domain-containing protein, whose amino-acid sequence MKLSLSPPKTKANSCLFCGEILRTPSKCRYCGFRFCEDHMSTDSHQCGKTRYAEYVRKTSADSVPNLATGNFVVVCDTCGYRSAKGTLIEFAGEELVQHMQIVGCTSNTFLEEVGRSLQFNTQSVTVPSGEPSLVVEKTQPGTESNESIVDQLGKLAALKENGVLSNDEFLFIKKELLKRLR is encoded by the coding sequence TTGAAGTTGAGCCTATCGCCCCCGAAGACAAAAGCCAATTCGTGCCTATTTTGCGGAGAGATTCTTAGGACTCCCTCAAAATGCCGGTACTGCGGATTTAGGTTCTGTGAGGACCACATGTCCACAGACAGTCACCAGTGCGGCAAGACAAGATACGCCGAGTACGTGCGAAAGACCAGCGCCGACTCTGTGCCAAACCTGGCGACTGGAAACTTTGTGGTTGTTTGCGACACCTGCGGATACCGATCGGCAAAGGGTACCCTGATAGAGTTCGCAGGCGAGGAGCTCGTCCAGCACATGCAAATTGTCGGATGTACAAGCAACACATTCCTCGAGGAGGTAGGCCGTTCACTTCAATTCAACACCCAGTCCGTTACGGTTCCATCAGGCGAGCCGAGTCTGGTGGTGGAAAAAACACAGCCTGGCACCGAGTCCAATGAGAGCATAGTGGACCAGCTTGGCAAGCTTGCGGCACTCAAGGAAAACGGTGTTCTATCAAATGACGAGTTTTTGTTCATCAAAAAGGAACTCCTGAAGCGACTAAGGTAA
- a CDS encoding P-II family nitrogen regulator, with amino-acid sequence MKRIEAIIQEDKLGLVVDELRASGVVGVTTVQAQGIGAGERPMLGGSRGTAKFMAPFNKLAFVIIVADDQKVDSIVRTIMDTANTGNAGDGKIFITNVEDAFDIATKQSGKHII; translated from the coding sequence ATGAAGAGAATCGAGGCAATCATTCAAGAAGACAAGCTCGGACTAGTAGTAGACGAGCTTAGGGCCAGCGGAGTTGTGGGAGTTACAACAGTGCAGGCGCAGGGAATTGGTGCAGGTGAAAGACCGATGCTTGGAGGTTCGAGAGGAACTGCCAAGTTCATGGCCCCGTTTAACAAGCTCGCATTTGTAATCATAGTAGCAGATGATCAAAAGGTCGACTCTATTGTCAGGACCATAATGGATACTGCAAACACTGGCAATGCAGGCGACGGCAAGATATTCATAACAAATGTAGAAGACGCATTTGACATTGCCACCAAGCAGAGCGGCAAGCACATCATCTAA
- a CDS encoding 3D domain-containing protein produces the protein MNALVLSALAMVLLLGVAHADEIAVPSWVADTYQYVKDDQVTPQEFEHALEYLEKINVVKLRNTDADAITDFVLTYYEIAGYDRSKLSQCSSGWYITGYYTPHETDHSGRMVTVTIDGVDYKFREDFVEEIKTEGWGQAVSGEYLGWYDGSFHLSEYALDAHGNKLEINAVAVDQSIIPANSNIIIPSLPSPWMDVTFTGSDTGTAITGRHLDVYTGEGRDALEEAYRITGHGQVVCMGMQ, from the coding sequence TTGAACGCACTGGTATTATCGGCCCTGGCAATGGTGCTGCTGTTGGGCGTTGCGCATGCCGACGAGATTGCCGTTCCAAGTTGGGTGGCAGACACGTACCAGTACGTAAAGGACGACCAGGTCACACCACAAGAGTTTGAGCATGCATTGGAATACCTTGAAAAGATAAACGTCGTAAAGCTTCGCAACACAGATGCGGATGCAATCACGGATTTTGTTCTTACATATTATGAGATCGCAGGCTACGACCGATCAAAATTATCTCAGTGCAGTTCCGGATGGTACATTACAGGATACTATACCCCACACGAGACAGACCACTCCGGAAGGATGGTGACAGTTACAATAGACGGAGTAGACTACAAGTTCCGAGAGGACTTTGTAGAGGAGATCAAGACAGAGGGGTGGGGCCAGGCAGTGTCAGGCGAGTACCTTGGGTGGTACGACGGCTCGTTCCATCTGAGCGAGTACGCACTTGATGCGCATGGAAACAAGCTAGAGATAAACGCAGTAGCAGTAGACCAGAGCATAATTCCCGCAAACTCTAATATCATAATACCAAGCCTCCCATCCCCGTGGATGGACGTCACGTTCACTGGATCAGACACCGGCACTGCCATAACAGGCAGGCACCTAGACGTATACACCGGCGAGGGGAGGGACGCACTAGAAGAGGCGTACCGCATAACAGGACACGGCCAGGTAGTCTGCATGGGGATGCAGTAA
- a CDS encoding type II toxin-antitoxin system HicA family toxin: protein MSKIPRVSGNHLIKYLVNKKGFQISHRKGSHVSLHNENKHKFTSVPSKNDDLGTGLMLQILSDCGINREEFISDYQSGLLK, encoded by the coding sequence ATGAGTAAGATTCCCCGAGTCTCGGGAAATCATCTGATAAAGTATCTTGTTAATAAAAAAGGATTTCAAATATCTCACAGAAAAGGAAGCCACGTATCTTTACACAATGAGAATAAACACAAATTCACGTCAGTACCATCAAAAAATGATGACCTTGGAACCGGTCTAATGTTACAAATTCTATCTGATTGTGGAATAAATAGAGAAGAATTTATTTCCGATTACCAAAGTGGACTTTTAAAATGA
- a CDS encoding transcription initiation factor IIB has protein sequence MPLKIAIYGAPHISYRLHQMQNKTCPQNCASGRIITDGNTGEILCSGCGLVLLEKIESTGPERHNSHEDYADKSRTGGKTSLALDDMGLSTIIGSKNEDSTGKFLSSDMKNTFRRLRIWDSRSKSRSSDRSLRSAFVLLNTLKGKLTIPDTVIEDTAYLYRKALAKKLTRGGSISSLISAALYLSCKKANVPRTLNEVSEASNVNIKNLSRNVRMLIENFDLSVTSYDSSDFVSRIANSLGVSERTKRGALDLLHDAKRQGLAEGKNPVAMAATSIYLSCLINKETHSQRKIASVSGISEVTVRNRAKNLVQQLTVLKNLQNIVG, from the coding sequence TTGCCACTAAAGATTGCAATATATGGCGCACCGCACATATCATACCGCCTACACCAAATGCAAAACAAGACATGTCCTCAAAACTGCGCCAGTGGCAGAATCATCACTGATGGAAACACGGGGGAGATACTGTGCTCCGGATGCGGCCTGGTGCTGCTCGAGAAGATAGAGTCCACAGGACCTGAAAGACACAACAGCCACGAAGACTATGCCGATAAGAGCAGGACTGGGGGAAAGACCAGCCTTGCGCTAGACGACATGGGGCTGTCCACCATAATTGGCAGCAAGAACGAGGACTCGACAGGAAAATTCCTGTCAAGCGACATGAAAAACACGTTCCGCAGGCTGCGAATCTGGGACAGCAGGAGCAAGTCAAGGTCCTCTGATAGGAGCCTGAGATCCGCATTTGTACTTCTAAACACGCTCAAAGGAAAGCTCACCATACCTGACACCGTAATCGAGGACACCGCGTACCTTTACAGAAAGGCGCTTGCAAAAAAGCTCACGCGTGGCGGAAGTATCTCATCTCTGATTTCAGCCGCATTGTATCTGTCGTGCAAAAAGGCAAACGTGCCAAGAACGCTCAACGAGGTGTCTGAGGCATCAAATGTGAACATAAAGAATCTCTCAAGAAACGTCCGCATGTTGATTGAGAACTTTGATCTGAGCGTGACGTCGTATGATTCGTCTGATTTTGTATCAAGGATAGCAAACTCGCTTGGAGTGAGCGAGAGGACCAAGAGGGGAGCACTGGACCTGCTGCATGACGCAAAAAGGCAGGGGCTTGCGGAGGGAAAGAACCCAGTCGCAATGGCTGCAACATCGATTTACCTTTCGTGCTTGATAAACAAGGAAACCCACAGCCAAAGAAAGATAGCATCCGTTTCTGGAATTAGCGAGGTTACGGTCCGAAACAGGGCAAAGAATCTGGTGCAACAGCTGACCGTATTGAAGAATCTTCAGAATATCGTCGGCTGA
- a CDS encoding nickel-binding protein codes for MPIFVDSHRLGEHTKDELEKAAFEAEDEFGVKVHQMLFSESDDVLYCVCEAPSRDAIINHHKKYDTVCDSIIETDQIRTDEMAKTEHLKAIGELAARISHDLRNPLSIIKNSLELIRLKNPEVFAKSEGDFEKINKATIRMVHLVDNVLDFVKPKPLHLESRSVRKIIQNSISRITVPDEITIDTSPADFELVCDYEKMEIVLVNLISNAIQAMGGKGGIKIRTLAAKNDAIIEIEDAGPGIPENLLPRIFDPLFTTRQIGTGLGLPSCKTIVEQHGGKIDVETKIGVGTTFRIRLPIKPESGQTQ; via the coding sequence ATGCCAATATTTGTCGACTCGCACAGGCTGGGCGAGCACACAAAAGATGAGTTGGAAAAGGCAGCGTTTGAGGCAGAGGACGAGTTTGGAGTCAAGGTGCATCAGATGCTTTTTAGTGAAAGCGACGACGTCCTGTACTGCGTCTGCGAGGCCCCAAGCAGGGACGCAATAATCAACCACCACAAAAAATACGACACCGTATGCGACAGCATAATCGAGACAGACCAGATAAGGACGGACGAGATGGCAAAGACCGAGCATCTGAAGGCGATAGGCGAGCTTGCAGCGCGGATCTCGCACGACCTTAGGAACCCGTTATCGATAATCAAAAACTCCCTGGAGCTCATACGACTCAAGAACCCCGAGGTGTTTGCAAAGTCCGAGGGCGACTTTGAGAAGATAAACAAGGCAACCATCCGCATGGTACACCTTGTGGACAACGTCCTGGATTTCGTAAAGCCAAAGCCGCTACACCTTGAGAGTAGATCAGTGCGCAAGATAATACAAAATTCCATAAGCAGGATCACAGTGCCAGACGAGATCACAATAGATACCTCGCCTGCCGACTTTGAACTCGTATGCGATTATGAAAAGATGGAGATCGTCCTAGTCAACCTAATCTCAAACGCAATTCAGGCAATGGGCGGAAAGGGAGGAATCAAGATTCGCACCCTTGCTGCCAAGAATGATGCCATAATCGAGATAGAGGACGCAGGGCCAGGCATCCCGGAGAACCTGCTTCCAAGGATATTTGATCCGCTGTTTACGACTAGGCAGATTGGAACCGGGCTTGGGCTTCCCAGCTGCAAGACGATAGTGGAGCAGCACGGCGGCAAGATAGACGTAGAGACAAAGATCGGTGTCGGCACCACGTTTAGAATCAGGCTGCCAATAAAACCAGAGTCAGGACAGACGCAATAG